Proteins from a genomic interval of Antedon mediterranea chromosome 5, ecAntMedi1.1, whole genome shotgun sequence:
- the LOC140049022 gene encoding prostatic acid phosphatase-like isoform X1: MLVLRLLFSALLYSRWNIVYGKSDDKLLLVNVLYRHGDRSPTCAYPNDKYKEDYWPQGFGQLTQIGMNRQYDLGKFLRTRYDDFLNETYKRSQFVVRSTDVDRTLMSAQCNLAGLYPPVGHQKWNPELPWQPIPVHDVPISEDYVLRTDGVNCPLYNKLYEDVLNSPEVKKLNEDNKKFLENVSKNAGYNKTLKISEIWHLYDPVFVERMNNLTEPGWLTDGVFTNITHLADIGMANLFKGKDIGKLKGGNLVQLMTENMNNKTKDEDSKMKFYMYSAHDTTLAAFLSALQIYNGFQPPYATCVGVELWKNSKMEPYVKIWYRNDSTTEPYDLSIPGCNITCSFNDFKALTKDILPGDIKKACQLSSTDQMGYLIPVAVGVSVLVLVIIALLAFKAIRSTNTKYRRQINEDNEPCI, translated from the exons ATGTTGGTGCTAAGATTATTATTTTCAGCCCTTTTATATTCTAGATGGAATATTGTTTATGGTAAAAGTGATGATAAACTACTGCTGGTGAATGTG TTATATCGACATGGAGACAGATCACCTACATGTGCATATCCAAACGATAAATACAAGGAGGATTATTGGCCGCAGGGTTTTGGTCAACTTACACAG ATTGGTATGAATCGGCAGTATGATCTAGGCAAGTTCCTTCGCACCAGATATGATGATTTTCTGAATGAAACCTACAAGCGATCACAGTTTGTAGTGCGTAGCACTGATGTTGACCGCACACTTATGTCTGCCCAATGTAATCTTGCTGGACTTTATCCTCCAGTTGGACATCAAAAATGGAATCCGGAACTACCATGGCAACCAATACCTGTTCATGATGTGCCGATATCAGAGgattat GTACTAAGAACAGATGGGGTAAACTGTCCATTATATAATAAACTCTATGAAGATGTACTCAACAGCCCAGAGGTTAAGAAACTGAATGAAGATAATAAG AAATTTCTGGAGAATGTATCAAAAAATGCTGGATATAATAAAACTCTTAAAATATCGGAAATATGGCATCTATATGACCCAGTGTTTGTGGAG AGAATGAATAATTTAACTGAGCCTGGTTGGCTTACAGATGGAGTGTTTACCAACATTACTCATTTGGCAGATATTGGTATGGCAAATCTATTCAAAGGCAAAGATATTGGGAAGTTAAAAGGAG GTAATTTAGTACAACTGATGActgaaaatatgaataataagaCTAAAGATGAAGATAGTAAAATGAAGTTTTATATGTATTCAGCA catGACACAACATTAGCTGCATTCTTATCTGCACTACAAATATATAATGGATTCCAACCGCCATATGCTACCTGTGTTGGTGTTGAACTTTGGAAAAACAgcaaaat GGAGCCTTATGTAAAGATATGGTACAGGAATGATTCTACAACAGAACCATATGACCTATCTATCCCAGGATGCAACATAACTTGTAGTTTTAATGACTTTAAGGCTTTAACCAAAGACATATTACCTGGTGATATTAAAAAGGCTTGCCAGTTGTCATCAACCGATCAAATGG gtTACTTAATCCCAGTAGCAGTTGGTGTGTCAGTGCTTGTTTTAGTAATTATTGCACTGTTGGCGTTTAAAGCAATAAGAagtacaaatacaaaatatcgACGACAGATTAATGAAGATAATGAGCCATGTATATGA
- the LOC140049022 gene encoding lysosomal acid phosphatase-like isoform X2 produces the protein MLVLRLLFSALLYSRWNIVYGKSDDKLLLVNVLYRHGDRSPTCAYPNDKYKEDYWPQGFGQLTQIGMNRQYDLGKFLRTRYDDFLNETYKRSQFVVRSTDVDRTLMSAQCNLAGLYPPVGHQKWNPELPWQPIPVHDVPISEDYKFLENVSKNAGYNKTLKISEIWHLYDPVFVERMNNLTEPGWLTDGVFTNITHLADIGMANLFKGKDIGKLKGGNLVQLMTENMNNKTKDEDSKMKFYMYSAHDTTLAAFLSALQIYNGFQPPYATCVGVELWKNSKMEPYVKIWYRNDSTTEPYDLSIPGCNITCSFNDFKALTKDILPGDIKKACQLSSTDQMGYLIPVAVGVSVLVLVIIALLAFKAIRSTNTKYRRQINEDNEPCI, from the exons ATGTTGGTGCTAAGATTATTATTTTCAGCCCTTTTATATTCTAGATGGAATATTGTTTATGGTAAAAGTGATGATAAACTACTGCTGGTGAATGTG TTATATCGACATGGAGACAGATCACCTACATGTGCATATCCAAACGATAAATACAAGGAGGATTATTGGCCGCAGGGTTTTGGTCAACTTACACAG ATTGGTATGAATCGGCAGTATGATCTAGGCAAGTTCCTTCGCACCAGATATGATGATTTTCTGAATGAAACCTACAAGCGATCACAGTTTGTAGTGCGTAGCACTGATGTTGACCGCACACTTATGTCTGCCCAATGTAATCTTGCTGGACTTTATCCTCCAGTTGGACATCAAAAATGGAATCCGGAACTACCATGGCAACCAATACCTGTTCATGATGTGCCGATATCAGAGgattat AAATTTCTGGAGAATGTATCAAAAAATGCTGGATATAATAAAACTCTTAAAATATCGGAAATATGGCATCTATATGACCCAGTGTTTGTGGAG AGAATGAATAATTTAACTGAGCCTGGTTGGCTTACAGATGGAGTGTTTACCAACATTACTCATTTGGCAGATATTGGTATGGCAAATCTATTCAAAGGCAAAGATATTGGGAAGTTAAAAGGAG GTAATTTAGTACAACTGATGActgaaaatatgaataataagaCTAAAGATGAAGATAGTAAAATGAAGTTTTATATGTATTCAGCA catGACACAACATTAGCTGCATTCTTATCTGCACTACAAATATATAATGGATTCCAACCGCCATATGCTACCTGTGTTGGTGTTGAACTTTGGAAAAACAgcaaaat GGAGCCTTATGTAAAGATATGGTACAGGAATGATTCTACAACAGAACCATATGACCTATCTATCCCAGGATGCAACATAACTTGTAGTTTTAATGACTTTAAGGCTTTAACCAAAGACATATTACCTGGTGATATTAAAAAGGCTTGCCAGTTGTCATCAACCGATCAAATGG gtTACTTAATCCCAGTAGCAGTTGGTGTGTCAGTGCTTGTTTTAGTAATTATTGCACTGTTGGCGTTTAAAGCAATAAGAagtacaaatacaaaatatcgACGACAGATTAATGAAGATAATGAGCCATGTATATGA